Part of the Vigna angularis cultivar LongXiaoDou No.4 chromosome 1, ASM1680809v1, whole genome shotgun sequence genome, TAAACAACTtaaatattaatctaaaatgtgtttgataagtcaattttttttaaaaaattgaattaaaaaattatgttcattcgttttcaaaatttaaaaataaaaatatatcaaaagataaatttcaatttcataaattaaaacatatttaatattaaaaagttgtaAACTAGTACTAATGTTCCTAAAATGTTTGTTCAGTGATTTAAAGTaatgtttgttgtttgatttaaagtattgtgaaaaatattttcgtTGTAAAGAagtaagttttttcttttcatttttattcatatatgagTTTAAGACTCACAATTCAGAATTTTACATAGGATGTTTATTATATCACTTTAGTATTTAAGAAGACCActaaattcttaattatgttttaaagtttttatttatccttAATTTGTAAAATAGTTAGGATTAtctgttttaatataaataaaataaattatttacatgaTTAATTACAcaactaaaatattttcatattttagaaaaaaaaatctatgaaTATTTTTCCATACTAAAATCTACAGAAAAAATTATACAGAACTTATATcatatgaatatttttctaGAAAACTTACCCAAGATATATCACTGAGttttattaacaatattataaatatgaaaagccaattatgtgattaaaaaaatcaaataaataagtgaaaaaattattataagaataatGTTTGTTTATCATAATTacaaatattcttaaaataaaatatttaaaatgaaaaattactaataatacagaaataaatgttaaacacacacacacacacacatatatatatatatatatatatatatatatatatatatatatatattatatggaGCATCACAGAATTTAAATTACTATAAGAAAATGAAGTAAAAATTGGGGGCTTCTCGGGAATCACGACTGGAGGACAGGGTGATATGGTGCTGATGTCGGATtgctcaaataataataaacaaaagtgttattattgtaattatgtaCAAAGAAACAGGAATGCAGAAAATATCgcagagaaaaacaaattaattattcatagcAGAGTACGGACAGACAGCACAAGAGGAGGTAATGTTACTACCAAGAATAGAAGAACAAATCTCGTTCAGTATAGAAACGAAAGAGTTATTGTGCTTGTGccaaaagttgtaaaaatttgTCGCACATTATGGATGATAGCTGGTCTCTGAACTTCTATTAACGAGGGGCTTTGTTCTCTTAAAAACAAacgcaaaaaagaaaaatattttttaataacttttttaataacgTTTCAAATATtccaataatatataaaagaaattattattatattatgattcATCACAAAAACCATCTTCACGAAAACCAtctttctctcattttttttattttcttttattcttggATATTAACCTTTTTTAGAGTTTATTactaaatataatatcatcaagtattttttgaatttttttggaATGTATTTGAAAGACATGCACAATATATTATGTCAGACCCATTAAAACACATCCAAAATCTCAAGTAGTGAGATCCATGTGCTAAGAAGAGAGTGAGCGTCTTagttagtggaaaacaggtgtctGCAGGAGAGTGATCGTTCGTTATGAGTGAAGACAGTATTTAAGGACAAATTTCAAATGTTGTGCCACTTCTCTGTatgtctttcttcttctctaaaCTGCTGAAActcttttctctttattctctctaaaatctcctccttctctctaagaaaacctcactttttcttcttccgataACCTCTCAGGCACCGCTGGAACACtgccggcgtcaagagcttccgtttaaaccgatcggtttgtgaTTCTGAGCTGGTGAGTTTCTTCCTCTTTAGCACGTTCGTTTATTCTCGCATGCAAACCTTTATTCCTGGTCGCCTGAGCGAGTGGTATTATTCTGAACGTTTCTGGTTTTCTGTGTGGTTCAGTATTCCTAAAACGTGGTTGTCGGACGTTAAGTCTTTGGTAGTAGGGAACTCTAATTTTGCATAGTTGAGTGTTCGGTTACgtatagaggtaagggaagcttatataatttgatttagattGTTGTGTTGAATGTTTGTATGCTTGCATGATatgttgtttgattatttgatgagtatgaaatatgattgtacTGCTTATTTGGATGTGTGGATGGATGTATGATATACGCTGTGAACTGAGTTGGGATAGAGTTTAATCTTTGAACCGTAGTATTCTGAGCAAAGGTGATAGTATGGTCGAGCGTCATTAGCGAGCGTTCGGTTCTTCTTGGAAGTGCATGGTCTTACTTGAATTATCATGCGTTAGGGATAGTGTTTAAGAGTCTTTCTGTAATATTAGATAGTAATAGATAAACTGTGACCGAGAGTTTGTATTCATCGTTCAGTTTTCATTGAGCGTCCGTTCAtattaagttcttcttctagAAAGGATTTCGTTAATGAAGAGCGTGTTATAATAGTAGATATGTATATATGAGTGTTCAGCCTAAGTGTAGTTCTTCTTTAGACttcctaaacagtttagttaatgtgTTATATACTACTTAAGGTCATAGACGTTATTGTTCTTTTTCATTCAGAATAAGTGGTGGCTCAATTGTATAGATTTATATTCATTCGTTTTATGTGAGTTTATTAGTGATCGGTCTTGGATCAAGCGTTCAGTCTCAGTAGCGCTCGTTCGTGATAAGcacttggtcttggaccagcgctcgttcaatagtgttcggtttctacagggctcggtcttaaaccaagcgctgggtcttgttttctataatatatattattaccaCTCTTAGAATAAGAGTCTTCATTCAAACTCGATAGCGTTCGTTACTCATAGTTTATTATCCGTATTAGTATTGTGCGTCAAACAGTGTTGGTCTTTAAAATGTGTttggcctagagtcttagtactcggcctaggcttcgtgACGTCCGTTTTGAACTCTTAGTGGtctgtttatttaaattaataagtaACGCTCAGTcatgttagtttctaagaagtgTTATTCCAGTCGAATTTATGAGATAATGAGAGAGTGTGATCGTATTTCAGTCGAATGTattaatgattgattttaatggagtttgaaatgtgatgtgaatgaaatagcgtgattatgaacgagtattccagggaggaatatctcaggaagtggttattgattggtaaagtatgaatgtgggcaaagcttagtgggcgttcatcctgatattccatgattactcgttctcatgtagagaggagtaagtcatgtgtgggaatggcaggaggtcctagtccataaggttaacttggacggaacggatcaacctcgggtggcagctgttgagggtatcccaattactacatcacccgggtgcacgaacgtcgtagctacataggattcatacagtccggacagttagAGTCAAGTGGTCGTTATTTGCATGCATTGAtgtatgaatgatgaattgggTGTTGTTGGTTTAATTATGAATGTTGTATGTtgttattgaataaattaaattacataagcttaccctgtttatcatttttgtctGTGTTGTGCGTCCTGTTGTTGtcttgttgcaatgatcattcgtgtggatgtgagcagaaggagaagagctgctgGGAGAGGTATTGGAAGATGCAACGaaagtgaaggccgaaccttgAGAGCGTTCGATCTGGTGTTGGCTTTATCTTTTGTAAAGACCGTGCGGTATTAGTGTATTTTGTTAAACGTTCGGTCTAGTAGTAGCTAGcgtacttttttttaaatcctcTGTTATtgtgtaaggtcgttcggccataatcGTATCTCATTCTGCGTAGAACTGATCTgtagtattattaatatgtgatgaTTCTCGTATatggttttatactgtattttttggatgttacatattaaaacttaaaaaattataaacatcaCTTTATAtctacatttttaatatttaaaatattctaaattttaaataatatttttttattgaaatttaaaatgtaaaaaacaaaattaattttaatatatttaagtgtagtaatttgatgtataaattttaaaaaatattttaacatgttatttataaatatatatatatatatatatatatattataattcttaattattatttaatttcattttagagAATGATAACattattctatttaaaaaaaatagagttaaTTGTGACAAAGTTAGAGAATGAATTGAATATCAACACCAACACTTTATGCTCATAATTACACTGATACTTACACTAATACGTGAGACAACAATAACGTGATACgcgttaaaaaattgaaaaaataaaaacactacTAATTAACAcgtaatatataaaaaacattgttaacattaatctaataaaaatgatctaattaaattgtttaaaaaaaacttaattaaaaaaacaaagagaccaacttaaataattaaaatgtatgttaaaagtattaaaaaaccTTACATTATTGGTGCATATGACATGACGGCCAATAGGCACGACTTTTTTAACATAAACTTAATcactttatttcatttcattgataatagtaaaataaatataacaaggTTACATAGATGTGAGGTAGAGTtgtaagtttataaaatataacaataaaattaggAGGAAAATAATATGGAAATTTCTTGACGATGATTTAAATGATTTTCTAGTAAGAGATACAAGATTTTTATCTAATACTTATCAAATATGAAATATGTTATTCTTGAACGGAGAGAATTAATAATACTGTAAGGAATATAttcactaatataaaaattttgtaatCCTAAATTCTAAATGATTCACtaatattatgtttaaatatttaaataaatatataaaatatcaaacgAAAAAAACAAACGCCGTCTGTGGGGATCGAACCCACGACCACGTGGTTAAAAGCCACGCGCTCTACCACTGAGCTAAGACGGCTTTGACGGAGGCTAAcctacaataatatataatgttagGTATTTTTCTAGCGCCCTTCCTCCATTATCATCGAAACAAATGCTTTTTTAGATTCTGGTATTACTGCTGTTTCTCGTTAGATATATTCACCAATTTCTGTTCTTAACTGTCGACAAAATATGTTTGTTATTCCAATGTTCAATTAACGCATCATCTCACTCGCAAATGTGTTGAACATCCCTTTTTTTGGAGTCAATTTGTAGTGTTCAGGAATTTTATCATTTGAGAACAATTGATCATGCGCCCAACAAAGTTCAGATTAAGATACAAGAAAGTAAAAGATGAGGAGAAATTGGTTAAGAATAACCAAAGAGAGTATATCTTTTGATTCAATGCTACACTTGTAGCCTCGAGCTATCAtgcaacaaaacaaaacaacactaacTATAAATTGGAAACAACATCATCATATGTAATGATAAATCATTTGAAGCACAGTAAGAACATGTACTTGCAGTTCATTGATCACTAAATTCAGACACTATACTACCAATGTTTCAAGTCTTTCATAACACATTCATAAACAATTTGGCAAGCCGAGATTATAATTTGCACAACACTGCAGTAAAATGTATAGTTAATAGCTTCCTAGAAGAAACAATCCAACCATTATTTACGAATGAATTACATAAGCAAACAAACACTTAACAACCAGCAATTCCAAACCATGATAAGATCAAACTAACATTGTAGAAGCCAAACAAtaatagaaaagagaaaatggaaCCCTACATGGAAGCAACACAGAAAATTCATTCCTACACCAAAATTAAACATGTCCAAAACCATTTCAATTGATTGCACTATTGAAACCAAAATCAGCTTAATCTCAACATTAAATTCCGATAAAGGAACATACCAAGACTCAATCACACATAAAAGGAACAATGCTGAGATTCGGATCAAATTTCCTCATCCGCATTTTTCAAATTCGATACATCAACAATCCCAACCCTTTCACTCTCCGGCAAAACCGACCAATTCGGAGACTGCACCGCCCGCAGCCACCGGAAATCATCCACATTTTCCCAATTCCCGGTCTCGGTGTCGAGACCGGCGCCGCGAAGATCCTCCTCGATCCCTGGGTAACTCAAACAATACGGCGCAAACCTCACGCCGTTACTGTCCTCAATTATTGGCTTACTCCTAACCCTAAGGTAGAAATCGCTTTTTCTGGCAGAGTGAATCCGAATCTGATGAGACGCCATCACGAAGACACAACCCTCAGCTTCCTCAATAAGAACAGAGCCAGTCACAGGCCCCACGTAAACCCTACAATTCTTCAACCGGTGTACAAAAAGCGCCCTAACGGAACCTATTATCCTCACTTCGCAGGAATCGAGATCCGAAACGGCGAATTCCCCTACCTCGGAGCCCCTGAACTCGGCGACTAAAACCTCACCAACTTTGTTTCTGAAGCCGGGAGATTCGCGCGTGGCGAGGCGCGTGTCGGGAATGGAGGGTTGAGGGGGTTGTTTGGGTTGCGGAATAGCGGTGTCCTTGGGGACCTTCTTGGTGGGTTTATTCTTGAAGGAGAATCTGGTTTTGGGGATGAGTTGGTTGGTGAGGTTTTGGAGAGATTGTCTTAGGTCGGAGACGATTTTGAGGGAGGTTCGGACGTCGTAAGAGGGTAGGAGGTAGGAGTTTTGGGCGACGAGTTTTTCCAAATCGGAGATTGATTCGGAGATGTTCTGGCAATGGAGTTTGAGGTTTGGTGGATCGGAGGAAAGAGATTGGGATTGTTGGAGTTGGAACTCTATGGAGGTTTTCAGTTGGGAGAAGTGTGAGAGGACGGAGGAGGTAGATTCTGTTGAAGATTCGGGCTTTGTTGAACGGCTTTGGGGGCGCTTCGAAAGCCTTTCCACCATTGCTAAGTGCTTCTTCTGTTTCTCTGTTTCGTCTTCCATGGAGGATGGCTGTTCCTGTTTCTGGGATTCCTCAAACTCAATTCATAGTACATTCATGGTATTCAGATTCTAGcttattttttcataatcaGACTTTTCCAAACAATGAACGAgtagttcatttttttatatgttaacttttatttattcatttttattcctGCCATGGTATTGATTTAAATTGTTGCAATTCATTTATTTGattatagttttaatttaaatataaaagcttTTCATATTCTTATCTAAAACACATACATTCCTCATGaatccttcattttttttttagttttataattagtGTCTttgaaatcatttaaaaaagtatttctaTTCCTTGATTGTATAAAATTTTTCATATCCTAGATAATCACAATTTCTTCTTCGTATACAACGGATTAAGTTAATTTTCAGTCACATGATGTGACATTTTATGTTCAAAAGAAAAGTTgtatttagaaaacaaatttttataatgaaaaaagaaaaaaaaatgtgtgtgaGTTCTAATAAATTAGAGTAATACATTATTATCGGATAAACTATTGGATTAATTGTTTTATGAGtatcaaattttgttataaatgagtGCTTTACTAGTTATTTTATCACTTGTTTGGTTATATAGAGGATAAAACATGTCACTTGTTTGGTTAcatagaaaaataagaataaaatttgtgtttttttaagaGATTTAGAAGTAAAAATAAGTGATATAGAAATGAagtttgtaattaatttaacttatagataaatgaaaaaaacttaataaattaaaatataagattattattttacttttatagtaaaaattaatatattattattattattatataaaccaaacatatattaacacaaacatataaatttcttatcagaaattaagttatatattcAGAAAGTACATTTATTTGAATACAACGGTATAATGTGGGAAAAtaataaagggttaaatatgtttttagtccctaaactatcaagcgattttggttttagtccctactcagaactttgatggtttttagtccttattgttt contains:
- the LOC108334961 gene encoding tubulin-folding cofactor C; the encoded protein is MEDETEKQKKHLAMVERLSKRPQSRSTKPESSTESTSSVLSHFSQLKTSIEFQLQQSQSLSSDPPNLKLHCQNISESISDLEKLVAQNSYLLPSYDVRTSLKIVSDLRQSLQNLTNQLIPKTRFSFKNKPTKKVPKDTAIPQPKQPPQPSIPDTRLATRESPGFRNKVGEVLVAEFRGSEVGEFAVSDLDSCEVRIIGSVRALFVHRLKNCRVYVGPVTGSVLIEEAEGCVFVMASHQIRIHSARKSDFYLRVRSKPIIEDSNGVRFAPYCLSYPGIEEDLRGAGLDTETGNWENVDDFRWLRAVQSPNWSVLPESERVGIVDVSNLKNADEEI